TTCGCTTCCTGGGGCAAAGCACATCCCACGAACTGGCAGCAGCCAAAAATGCAGTGATGATTGAATACTCCCAATCAGGTACGGTGAAGGTGCACCATGGATAATGAATCCCTGGGAATACTGGAAGAACAACTGGAGACCAGTAATATCCTGGAAAGCCTGATAGAAACCACCCACAAGCATCACGTAACGGTAGAAGAGCTGGACTTTGCCATTCACCACATGTCCGACATGAAGCGGGGCGACGACTTCTTTTACCGAACCTATATCATCGACATTTTCCGCAAGGGATTCTCGCCCGTCGAGCTAAACTACACGCTTAAAACCGCCTCTAACACAACCTACCTTCGCCTCCTTCCCAGCAGCACCGTCGACACTGCCATGGCTTCGCCCCTGGAGGTTTTGGGAGAAGTCAAGAAGATCCTGGCCAAGGAAGGTATCATATTTGGAGTCATTGACGATGAGGAGCTCTATCGCATTGCGGCAGCCGTACACCGCTCCTTTGTGGACAAGGCAGACATACCTGATGAACCCTATCCGGTAGCCCACGGCCAGACTCCCCGTGACGGAGTGGCACCCCCACCGGTAGTTTTCCACTTCGACAAATACAACCTCATCCACTCGGATTCAGAGCAGGATCCCATGATGAGCCCCTTCGAAATGGGCAAAGATACCTTTATCGTCCGCAAGGACGAGCTCTTGATTACCGATCCCATCCCCGACCAGTCCGTGCTGCAAATCAGCCCCTCCGGCTACGTCGTCTCGCCAGGCACTACTGGCCAGCGTCTACCTTTTCACGATATCTCTCCCGATATCCGCAGAGAAGAGGACAACACCGCCGTTTACTACTACGCTGAAAAGGACGGCTACCTCTCGGTGGAAAAAGGCACCCTGCTTATCCGACCCCAGGTGGTTTTTGAAGCCGATGTGCTCGAAAAAGAGCCTGACAGCAACCTGAGCAAAAAAGAAGACATTGTTATTGAGGCCAGCGACGAAACCCAGGACGCTGTGGGAGCCGGTCAGACCATAGAGGGGCGCAACGTCACTATTAATGGTCACGTAGGGGCGGGAGCTACCATTCGGGGCCAGAATGTCACCGTCAATGGCGTGTTGCACAAGGAAGCCACCGTCATTGCCGAGAATCGCGCCTTTGTGGATATCTCCAAAGGTTCTGTTACCGCCGATCGCGCCCATATCAACATGCTGGAGGGGGGCACAGTAGAAGCCGCCACCAGCGTAGAGGTGACGGGGAAATCCATGCAAAGTATCATAAAATCCCCCCGAATCTTCATCAACGAGCTCAAAAACTGCGGCGTCACCACTGGTGGCTACCAGATACGCATTAACAGCGTCACTGACGGAAGCAACTTCTTCACCATTGACCCGCTCACTATCCCCACGGTAAACCAGCGCTACCAGCAGGCGCTGTTGCAGCAAAAAGACTTGCTAAAAAAACTGCGCAGCATCCGTCAGACCTACAGCAACCGCAAAAACCAGCTCTCAGACGTTCGCAAACAGTACGAACCCATGCGGGGAAAAATCGAAAAGATGCGCACCAAGTCCCTGCCCGTCCCCGCCGCTTTCCAGAACATCGTCGAGCGCTACAACAAGCTCTCGCGGGAAATCATCACCCTCAAGCAACAGGCCCAGGTCATCGTGCGGAAACTCTCCACCCTGGAAGACTTCATCTATCGCATCCAGTACGTGGACACCACTACCTCATTTACCGTCTATAAACGCCTTCCCAAAGGTAACGTCATCCGCTACGGCAAAGCTTCCGCCCATATCACCGTGGATCAGGACCTGGTGGGAATAACCGTCTCCAAAAACCGCTCCGGAAAGCTTGAGTATCGTATCGCCAAACGGTGAAAGCCCCTGACTTTCCTGCAGCTGAGTCTTCGGGCTTCGCGTCTGTCGTGGATGCGCTTTTCTCTGCTCGCCTGTCCTGTCCTGTCTCTCCCTGCTTACTCTCAAGCCCTTGATCAGGACCCTTTACCGTCCCCGATCTCTTGCCTGATTATTTTCAGCACAAACTCCAACTTTTCTGCCACTTCTAGAAACTTCGGGCATTGGCTCGTGGCAGTACCCTGGCGTAAAGCCTCCTCCAACTCTTCCAGTTTTTCCTGCAGCTCTACTGCGCCCAGGTTTCCCGCCACACCCTTGAGGGTATGGGTCAATTTCTGGGCACGGGGCGCATCACCATCATCCAAAGCAGCTGCAATATCCCGGGCGCTATCCTGGTAATGCTGGGGAAACTTGGCAAGCAGGCTGCGGTAGGTTTCCACGCTTCCCGCCAGTCGCCCCACAGCTTCTCTCACTTTAAAGCCAGGAAGGTCAGGCAGAGCCAATGCAGGCTCCCGGCTTTCATGGTGCCAGGTGTCACCTGCGCCAGTGCTCAGCCAACGGTTCAGAACCCTCGTCAACTTTTCCGGATCAACCGGCTTGACCATGAAGTCGTTCATACCAGCCTCAAGGCAACGCTGATGATC
The Desulfurispira natronophila genome window above contains:
- a CDS encoding FapA family protein, with amino-acid sequence MDNESLGILEEQLETSNILESLIETTHKHHVTVEELDFAIHHMSDMKRGDDFFYRTYIIDIFRKGFSPVELNYTLKTASNTTYLRLLPSSTVDTAMASPLEVLGEVKKILAKEGIIFGVIDDEELYRIAAAVHRSFVDKADIPDEPYPVAHGQTPRDGVAPPPVVFHFDKYNLIHSDSEQDPMMSPFEMGKDTFIVRKDELLITDPIPDQSVLQISPSGYVVSPGTTGQRLPFHDISPDIRREEDNTAVYYYAEKDGYLSVEKGTLLIRPQVVFEADVLEKEPDSNLSKKEDIVIEASDETQDAVGAGQTIEGRNVTINGHVGAGATIRGQNVTVNGVLHKEATVIAENRAFVDISKGSVTADRAHINMLEGGTVEAATSVEVTGKSMQSIIKSPRIFINELKNCGVTTGGYQIRINSVTDGSNFFTIDPLTIPTVNQRYQQALLQQKDLLKKLRSIRQTYSNRKNQLSDVRKQYEPMRGKIEKMRTKSLPVPAAFQNIVERYNKLSREIITLKQQAQVIVRKLSTLEDFIYRIQYVDTTTSFTVYKRLPKGNVIRYGKASAHITVDQDLVGITVSKNRSGKLEYRIAKR